The Comamonas testosteroni genome contains the following window.
GGATGGCGCGCTTGCGGCCCAGACCAGTGGCATCGCGGAATGCGCTGGCCTCCACTTCTCCCCTGGCGTGCCGGCTGGCGATGTCGGCAACCAGGGCGGCGAGTTCATCCATGCGCGCCGGTGCATAGAACAAATCCTTGACGACCTGGAACAGCTGGCCCTGGCGCGAAAGCTTTTTGAGCAGCTGGCGCACCAGTTCTTCGCCTGCGGCATGGTCGCGCGCCAGATCGCGCACCCAGGGCGGGTCATAGCGGCCTGCCGCGATGGCGGGCAGCAGTTTTTCGGCCAGCGTCTGCTCGGCACTGCTCAGTTGCACGCTGTGCTGCGGCAAATGCAGCCAGGCGCCGGTGCTGGCTAGCAGCTTGCTGCTGAGCAGGGCATCGAGCAGGCCTTGATAGAGTGCGTCGTAGCTGCCTTGCTGCAGGCCGGGCAAGGCCATGCGCCTTAGCCGGGCCGCGTTGACGCCGGGCTCGTCGGGCGATTTTTCGTGAAAGCGCGCCAGACTGTCGATGAGCTGGTTCTGCAACTGCTGCCAGCGCTGCAGGCCCAGCACCAGGGTATCGCCGCCTGCGATGGGCAACTGGATGGTGTCGGCAAGGCTGCCCTCGGAGAAGGCATGGCCGCTCAGACGCACCAGCTGCGAACGCGCAATGCCGTGCGGAGCCTGGGCGACCAGAGCCCTGAAGTCGCTGCGGGCTATGAGCTGCTCCATGGCGTCGAGGTAGGCCATGCGTTCTGCGCTGCGGCGCTTGCGGCTCGGGGCATAGGGGTCGAGCACCATGCCGCCGGCGATGGTGCGACTGGCCTGGGCGTTGCGCAGAATCAGGCGGTCGCCGGGCAGGGCGAAGACCGGTGCATCCAGCACCAGTTGCACGCGGGCCTCGGTACCGGGCTCTATGGCGTCGTCCTGCAGCAGGGCGACATGGCCTGTGGTGCGCTTGGTGCCAAGGTGCACATGGACAGGCGTCCACTGGGCCAGCGAGGGTGCTTCGCTGAGCAGATGCAGATGAATGTCGAGGCGATCCGTGGCCTGCAGCAGGCGCGGGTCCATGATCCAGTCGCCGCGTTCGATCTCGTCCTTGCCTATGCCTGCCAGGTTCAGTGCGCAGCGCTGGCCGGCGACGCCGCTGTCGCTGCTCTGGTTCTGTGCATGAATGCTGCGCACGCGCACGGTCTGACCGCTGGCAGAGTGTGCTAGCGTATCGCCCACCCGCACCTGGCCGTTGAAGACCGTGCCTGTGACCACCGTGCCCTGTCCCGGCAGCGTGAAGACGCGGTCCACGGCGAGCCGGAACAGGCCGTCCCGGGGGCGAGCCTGCATCATCTGGGCCTGCACCTGCAGATGTTCGCGCAGGACCTTTACGCCGGCGTTGCCGGGTTCTGCAGCATTGGTCTCGAAGATGGGGCTGCCCGCCAGCGCAGTGACGCCGAGAATGGCGTTGATTTCACGGTGTACGTCGGCAATGCGCTGCGGCAGAACGCGATCGACCTTGGTCAGCGCCACGCTGCCACGCCTGACACCCAGCAGCTGCAGAATTTCCAGGTGCTCTATGGTCTGGGGCATCACGCCGTCGTCGGCAGCCACGACCAGCAGGGCGTGATCAATGCCTACGGCACCGGCGGCCATGGTGTGGACGAATTTCTCGTGGCCCGGCACGTCGATGATGCCCAGCACATCGCCGTTGGGAAGCGGGCTGTAGGCATAGCCGAGTTCTATGGAGATGCCGCGGGCTTTCTCTTCCTTGAGGCGGTCGGTTTCCACCCCCGTGAGCGCACGCACCAGCGTGGTTTTGCCGTGGTCGATATGGCCTGCGGTTCCGATGATCATGGTGTGCTTGTAGTCTTGATAGCTGCTGGCGCTTGTGTCTCAAGCGATGCAAGGTGTTTCTGTATAAATTCCGGGGGCGGGGCCATGGGGCTGGCTCAGGCCAGCAGCGGCAGTTGCGCGGCAAACAGTGCCTGGGCCGGGTTTTCCAGGCAGCGCAGATCCAGCCACAGCGCATCGTCATGCAGCCGCCCGATCACCGGCCGCGGCAGGCCACGAAAGCGCGCTTCGAGCCGGGTCAGCTGCCGACCCGCCTGCTTGCCGCTGGCCGGATAAATCCTGAGGCCGAAGCTGGGCAGGTTTTCCACGGGAAGGGCGCCGCTGCCGATCTGGCTGTTCATGGCAGCGGTCTCCACCACATAGTCCTGGCCCAGTGCCTGCTGCAGCAGAGGCTGCAACTGCTCGGCCTGGGTCTGCATGTCGCTGGCCTTGCGCGTGAACAGGCGCAGCGTGGTCAGCTCCTGGGCGAGCTTTTCGGGGTTCAGGTACAGGCGCAGCGTGGGCTCCAGTGCCGCCAGCGTGATCTTGCCCACGCGAAGAGCGCGCTTGAGCGGATTTTTCTTGATTCTGGCGATCAGCTCCTTGCGGCCCACGATGATTCCGGCCTGCGGACCGCCAAGGAGCTTGTCACCGCTGAAAGTGACGATGTCGGCGCCGGACTCGACCGTCTCGCGCACCGTGACTTCATAGGGCAGGCCCCAGTCGCGCATGTCGATCAGCGTGCCGCTGCCCAGGTCGACAATCATCGGCAGATTGCTGTCGTGCGCAATGCGGGCGACATCGGCGTCGGTCACTGCCTTGGTAAAGCCGGTGATGGCGTAGTTGCTGCAATGCACCTTCATGAGCGCGGCCGTGTTCTCGCCTATGGCCTCTGCATAGTCTTTCTCATGCGTGCGGTTGGTGGTGCCGACCTCGACGAGCCGGGCGCCGGCGCGGGTCATGACATCGGGGATGCGGAAGGCTCCGCCGATTTCCACCAGCTCGCCGCGCGAGACCACG
Protein-coding sequences here:
- the selB gene encoding selenocysteine-specific translation elongation factor translates to MIIGTAGHIDHGKTTLVRALTGVETDRLKEEKARGISIELGYAYSPLPNGDVLGIIDVPGHEKFVHTMAAGAVGIDHALLVVAADDGVMPQTIEHLEILQLLGVRRGSVALTKVDRVLPQRIADVHREINAILGVTALAGSPIFETNAAEPGNAGVKVLREHLQVQAQMMQARPRDGLFRLAVDRVFTLPGQGTVVTGTVFNGQVRVGDTLAHSASGQTVRVRSIHAQNQSSDSGVAGQRCALNLAGIGKDEIERGDWIMDPRLLQATDRLDIHLHLLSEAPSLAQWTPVHVHLGTKRTTGHVALLQDDAIEPGTEARVQLVLDAPVFALPGDRLILRNAQASRTIAGGMVLDPYAPSRKRRSAERMAYLDAMEQLIARSDFRALVAQAPHGIARSQLVRLSGHAFSEGSLADTIQLPIAGGDTLVLGLQRWQQLQNQLIDSLARFHEKSPDEPGVNAARLRRMALPGLQQGSYDALYQGLLDALLSSKLLASTGAWLHLPQHSVQLSSAEQTLAEKLLPAIAAGRYDPPWVRDLARDHAAGEELVRQLLKKLSRQGQLFQVVKDLFYAPARMDELAALVADIASRHARGEVEASAFRDATGLGRKRAIQILEFFDRTGYTRRVRDAHLLRPDVHWNSTPR
- the selA gene encoding L-seryl-tRNA(Sec) selenium transferase is translated as MSNTAATAPEISHPSQLPAVDKVLLAVEMQVLRESYGLDACTKAVRDVLTGLRQRLLGFADQPGQSVQADIGSIVQAAQRHLQARFAPRLQPVFNLTGTVLHTNLGRALLPQAAIDAVLQAMSAPANLEYDLEDGGRGDRDDLVESLICELTGAEATTVVNNNAAAVLLVLSTMATGREVVVSRGELVEIGGAFRIPDVMTRAGARLVEVGTTNRTHEKDYAEAIGENTAALMKVHCSNYAITGFTKAVTDADVARIAHDSNLPMIVDLGSGTLIDMRDWGLPYEVTVRETVESGADIVTFSGDKLLGGPQAGIIVGRKELIARIKKNPLKRALRVGKITLAALEPTLRLYLNPEKLAQELTTLRLFTRKASDMQTQAEQLQPLLQQALGQDYVVETAAMNSQIGSGALPVENLPSFGLRIYPASGKQAGRQLTRLEARFRGLPRPVIGRLHDDALWLDLRCLENPAQALFAAQLPLLA